A DNA window from Vigna unguiculata cultivar IT97K-499-35 chromosome 10, ASM411807v1, whole genome shotgun sequence contains the following coding sequences:
- the LOC114165770 gene encoding pentatricopeptide repeat-containing protein At2g45350, chloroplastic codes for MVVCLSSSSHQPWASPIPTLSKCTTAEHVNQLHARFITTGLIKNPSFTTRLVLSFISSPHEPLVEFARYVFFKHHAFCHPHDDPFLWNAVIRSHSNGCDPRRALVLLRLMLENGVCLDAYTFSLAMKACGKVGLEREGMQVCGLLLKMNFGSDVFLQNCLIGLFVRCGCVELARQVFDRMPERDIVSYNSMIGGYVKYGAVERARELFDGMEERNLITWNSMIAGYVRWEEGLGFAWSLFVKMLERDLVSWNTMIGGCVKHGRVEDARKLFDEMPERDLVSWVTMIDGYAKSGDVLAARRLFDEMPRRNVISCNSMMAGYVQNGCCVEALKIFHDMKRAANVLPDDTTLLIVLTAFAQLGHVEDGVVIHHYLMKKGYSLNGKLGVALIDMYSKCGSIENAVSVFENVERKCVDHWNALIGGLAIHGMGEMAFGFLMEMGRVSVIPDDITFIGVLSACRHAGMLKEGMICFEIMQKVYKLEPKVQHYGCMVDMLSRAGHVEEARKLIEEMPVEPNDVIWKALLSACQIYENFSIGKPIAQQLTQQYSCSPSSYVLLSNIYASLGMWDNVKRVRTEMKERHLKKIPGCSWIELGGTVHQFSVQDRTHPHVTEIYSLLSSL; via the coding sequence ATGGTTGTTTGTCTTAGTTCCTCTTCACACCAGCCATGGGCTTCACCCATTCCCACACTCTCGAAATGCACAACTGCAGAACACGTGAACCAACTCCATGCACGCTTCATCACAACAGGGTTGATAAAAAACCCTTCCTTTACCACCAGACTCGTCCTCTCTTTCATTTCCTCACCCCATGAGCCTCTTGTGGAGTTTGCTCGATACGTCTTCTTCAAGCACCATGCTTTTTGCCACCCCCACGACGACCCTTTTCTCTGGAACGCTGTTATCAGGTCACACTCTAATGGGTGTGACCCCAGAAGGGCTCTGGTCCTGCTCCGCTTGATGCTCGAAAATGGGGTGTGTCTGGATGCGTACACGTTTTCCCTGGCTATGAAGGCTTGTGGGAAAGTGGGTTTGGAGAGAGAGGGAATGCAGGTTTGTGggttgctcttgaaaatgaatTTTGGGTCTGATGTGTTTTTGCAGAATTGTTTGATCGGGTTGTTTGTGAGATGCGGGTGTGTTGAGCTTGCAAGGCAGGTGTTTGACAGAATGCCTGAACGTGATATTGTTTCGTATAACTCGATGATTGGTGGGTATGTGAAGTATGGGGCGGTTGAGCGGGCGCGTGAGTTGTTTGATGGTATGGAGGAGAGGAATTTGATTACTTGGAATTCGATGATTGCAGGGTATGTGAGGTGGGAAGAGGGTCTGGGGTTTGCTTGGAGTTTGTTTGTTAAAATGCTTGAGAGAGACTTGGTTTCGTGGAACACGATGATTGGTGGTTGTGTGAAGCACGGGAGGGTGGAGGATGCTCGGAAGTTGTTTGATGAGATGCCAGAAAGGGATTTGGTGAGTTGGGTTACCATGATAGACGGTTATGCGAAATCGGGTGATGTTCTTGCTGCGAGGAGGTTGTTCGATGAAATGCCAAGGAGAAATGTTATTTCTTGTAATTCGATGATGGCTGGATATGTTCAGAATGGTTGTTGCGTTGAGGCTTTGAAAATATTTCATGATATGAAAAGGGCAGCGAATGTGTTGCCTGATGATACTACTCTGTTGATTGTTCTTACAGCGTTTGCCCAATTAGGACATGTCGAAGATGGCGTTGTGATACACCATTATTTGATGAAGAAGGGATACTCTCTGAATGGTAAGCTTGGTGTTGCTCTAATTGACATGTATTCAAAATGTGGTAGCATTGAGAATGCAGTCTCAGTGTTTGAGAATGTTGAACGAAAATGTGTTGATCATTGGAATGCTTTGATCGGTGGCTTGGCTATTCATGGAATGGGTGAGATGGCTTTTGGTTTTCTCATGGAGATGGGAAGGGTTTCAGTTATTCCCGATGATATAACATTCATTGGAGTATTAAGTGCTTGTAGGCACGCTGGCATGTTGAAGGAGGGAATGATATGTTTTGAGATCATGCAGAAAGTGTACAAGCTTGAACCTAAAGTGCAACACTATGGATGCATGGTGGATATGCTTAGCCGAGCAGGGCATGTTGAAGAAGCCAGGAAACTCATTGAGGAGATGCCTGTTGAACCTAATGATGTGATTTGGAAGGCTTTACTTAGTGCTTGCCAAATCTATGaaaacttctctataggaaagCCTATAGCTCAGCAATTGACTCAGCAATATTCTTGCAGTCCAAGTTCCTATGTGCTCCTGTCAAATATTTATGCCAGTTTGGGCATGTGGGACAATGTAAAGAGGGTTAGGACTGAAATGAAAGAAAGACATTTAAAGAAAATTCCAGGTTGTAGTTGGATTGAACTGGGGGGAACTGTTCACCAGTTCTCTGTACAAGACAGGACACACCCTCATGTTACTGAGATTTATTCTTTGTTAAGTAGTTTGTAA
- the LOC114165535 gene encoding 40S ribosomal protein S13-like, with amino-acid sequence MHIWLYSVICVVLGSGVILRDSHGIAQVKSVTGSKIFRILKAHGLAPEIPEDLYHLIKKAVSIRKPLERNRKDKDSKFSLILVESRIHHLSRYYKKTMKLPPVWK; translated from the exons ATGCATATATGGTTA TATTCTGTTATATGTGTTGTTCTGGGGTCAGGTGTTATTCTTCGTGACTCTCATGGAATTGCTCAGGTGAAGAGTGTCACTGGAAGCAAGATTTTTCGTATATTGAAAGCCCATG GGCTTGCTCCTGAAATTCCTGAGGATTTGTATCACCTGATCAAAAAGGCTGTCTCCATTAGGAAGCCCTTGGAGAGGAATAGGAAGGACAAGGATTCTAAATTCAGTTTAATTTTGGTTGAGAGTAGGATTCACCACCTTTCCCGTTACTACAAGAAGACTATGAAGCTTCCACCTGTGTGGAAATAG